In Flavobacterium okayamense, a single window of DNA contains:
- a CDS encoding acyl-CoA thioesterase, whose product MNKPFIKQEKIRFKHIDYAGIVFYPRFLEMLNDLVEDWFEEALERPFSKMHETNGIPTVDLKVQFKNAARLGEVLNKSLWVKELKSSSVNCGFKYTNESEKVVLEGDVTLVNVTIAEDRNTIKAEPFNEEMKQKISKFVIQTT is encoded by the coding sequence ATGAATAAACCCTTTATAAAACAAGAAAAAATACGCTTTAAACATATCGATTACGCAGGGATTGTGTTTTATCCACGATTTCTAGAAATGTTAAACGATTTAGTTGAAGATTGGTTTGAAGAAGCTTTAGAAAGACCTTTCTCTAAAATGCACGAAACAAATGGAATTCCAACGGTTGATTTAAAAGTACAATTTAAAAATGCCGCTCGATTAGGAGAAGTTTTAAATAAATCGCTTTGGGTAAAGGAATTAAAATCGTCTTCGGTAAATTGTGGTTTTAAATATACAAACGAATCTGAAAAAGTTGTTTTAGAAGGTGATGTTACTTTAGTAAATGTAACCATTGCAGAAGATAGAAACACTATAAAAGCCGAGCCTTTTAACGAGGAAATGAAGCAAAAAATCAGTAAATTCGTAATTCAAACAACATAA
- a CDS encoding cupin domain-containing protein, producing the protein MMEENQYSDDIYGRARVQESDELKAYYKELESLGAGALWTVANDIEPWEPRSTSVPMLWKYEDLRHLVLRSSELVTPEEAGRRVVYLVNEKRKDVAAAVGWLYSGIQVTRPGEFTSAHRHRASALRFIMEGEGGYTVVDGNKIELEVNDFVITPNSTWHEHGVDAGGKTCIWQDGLDIPLVNALEANDYAVLEDKQELTAPLNYSPITYGCAGLIPADKVWDKPYSPLFKFSWKKVYPALLETQKVTEINPFDGIFMQYSNPLTGGHVMQTMGAAMQLLPAGFKGKAHKHTGSFVYQCAKGKGYTIINGKRFDWKERDIFCVPSWAWHEHHNLSDTEDACLFNFNDLPVIEGLGLYQGREYTENNGHQSIQ; encoded by the coding sequence ATGATGGAAGAAAATCAATATTCTGATGATATTTACGGACGCGCAAGAGTTCAAGAATCAGACGAATTAAAAGCGTATTATAAAGAATTAGAAAGTCTTGGTGCTGGTGCATTATGGACCGTTGCCAATGATATTGAACCTTGGGAACCGCGTTCAACTTCAGTTCCTATGTTATGGAAATATGAAGATTTACGTCATTTGGTTTTGCGTTCTTCTGAATTAGTAACACCTGAAGAAGCCGGAAGACGTGTTGTGTATCTTGTAAATGAAAAACGTAAAGATGTTGCCGCTGCTGTAGGTTGGTTATATTCTGGAATTCAAGTAACACGTCCAGGAGAATTTACTTCAGCACATCGTCATCGTGCTTCTGCCCTACGCTTTATTATGGAAGGCGAAGGTGGTTATACAGTTGTAGATGGAAATAAAATTGAATTGGAAGTAAACGATTTCGTTATCACTCCAAATTCAACTTGGCATGAACACGGAGTAGATGCAGGCGGAAAAACATGTATTTGGCAAGATGGTCTTGATATTCCATTGGTAAATGCTTTGGAAGCTAATGATTATGCAGTTTTAGAAGATAAACAAGAACTAACTGCTCCTTTAAATTATTCTCCAATTACTTACGGATGTGCGGGTTTAATTCCTGCTGATAAAGTTTGGGATAAACCCTACTCACCTCTTTTTAAATTTTCTTGGAAAAAAGTATATCCAGCTTTATTAGAAACACAAAAAGTAACTGAAATCAATCCCTTTGATGGTATTTTTATGCAATATTCAAATCCGTTAACTGGTGGACATGTTATGCAAACCATGGGAGCAGCTATGCAATTATTACCTGCTGGATTTAAAGGAAAAGCACACAAGCATACAGGTTCTTTTGTTTATCAATGCGCAAAAGGAAAAGGTTATACGATCATAAATGGTAAGCGTTTTGATTGGAAAGAGCGTGATATTTTTTGTGTTCCAAGTTGGGCTTGGCACGAACATCATAATCTATCCGATACGGAAGATGCTTGCTTATTCAACTTTAACGATTTACCAGTAATTGAAGGTTTAGGATTATACCAAGGACGAGAATATACTGAAAATAACGGACATCAATCAATTCAATAA
- a CDS encoding IS1/IS1595 family N-terminal zinc-binding domain-containing protein gives MENPSCPKCQNSNIVKSGIIKDRQRFLCKLCNYYFTVNKLGKKIDSYYVTKALQLYLEGLSYREIERIIGVSHVSISNWVKEFKLKRPTYSNYHPSYKIFKHQELVEYLKNKNEMTGAGMIITELGDKFMLIKWERFKD, from the coding sequence ATGGAAAATCCTAGCTGTCCTAAATGTCAAAACTCTAACATTGTTAAGAGCGGAATTATTAAAGATAGACAACGTTTTTTATGTAAATTATGTAATTACTACTTTACGGTTAATAAACTTGGAAAAAAAATAGATAGCTATTATGTAACAAAAGCTTTACAGTTGTATTTAGAGGGGTTAAGCTATAGAGAAATTGAAAGAATTATTGGCGTTTCTCATGTGTCAATTAGTAATTGGGTTAAGGAGTTTAAACTTAAAAGACCTACCTATTCAAATTATCATCCAAGTTATAAAATTTTTAAGCATCAAGAGCTAGTAGAGTATTTAAAAAATAAAAATGAAATGACGGGTGCAGGTATGATTATAACTGAGCTAGGAGATAAATTTATGTTGATTAAATGGGAAAGATTTAAAGATTAA
- a CDS encoding DUF4212 domain-containing protein yields MSNQEKATAYWKENLRYLLILLSIWFAVSYGAGILFKDALNTVKIGGFPLGFWFAQQGSIYVFVILIFVYVRLMNKLDKKYGYDE; encoded by the coding sequence ATGAGTAATCAAGAAAAAGCAACAGCTTATTGGAAGGAAAATCTTAGATACCTTCTTATTTTATTGAGCATATGGTTTGCAGTGTCTTATGGTGCTGGGATTCTATTTAAAGACGCGCTTAATACAGTTAAAATTGGTGGGTTTCCATTAGGATTTTGGTTCGCTCAACAAGGTTCAATTTATGTATTTGTTATCCTGATTTTTGTATATGTTCGATTGATGAACAAATTGGATAAAAAATATGGTTACGACGAATAA
- a CDS encoding carbon-nitrogen hydrolase family protein translates to MTFHKFKAATVQTAPVFLNVEKTIDKAISFVKEAANNGAKLIAFPEVFVAGYPYWNWIMTPVQGSKWYEELYKNSVEVTGPDIKRLCLAAKDNDIQIVIGINERGKSYGEIYNTNLIIDNKGIIIGKHRKLVPTWAEKLTWTSGDGSSLKVYNTEIGPIGTLACGENTNTLARFTLLSQGELIHIANYISLPVAPPDYNMAEAIKIRAAAHSFEGKLFTIVSCSTISKEIMEFLKPDVSNVEELLERKNSAFSGFIGPNGATIGEPLIDDEGMIYAEIDLAKCIQPKQMHDILGHYNRFDIFDLRVNTAPTRKITFINDHDEFNKR, encoded by the coding sequence ATGACTTTTCATAAATTCAAAGCTGCAACAGTTCAAACGGCTCCTGTTTTTTTAAACGTAGAAAAAACTATAGACAAAGCCATTTCATTTGTAAAAGAAGCAGCAAATAATGGGGCTAAACTTATTGCTTTTCCTGAAGTTTTTGTAGCGGGTTATCCGTATTGGAATTGGATTATGACACCAGTTCAAGGCAGCAAATGGTATGAGGAATTGTATAAAAATTCGGTTGAAGTTACTGGACCAGATATTAAACGTTTATGTTTAGCTGCCAAAGACAATGATATTCAAATTGTTATCGGAATAAATGAACGTGGCAAAAGTTATGGCGAAATTTACAATACCAATCTCATCATAGACAACAAAGGTATTATTATTGGAAAACATAGAAAATTAGTCCCAACTTGGGCTGAAAAACTAACTTGGACTTCTGGAGATGGTTCTTCTTTAAAAGTGTACAATACCGAAATTGGTCCAATTGGAACTCTAGCTTGTGGTGAAAATACTAATACTTTAGCTCGTTTTACTTTGCTTTCTCAAGGCGAATTAATTCATATTGCGAATTACATTTCACTTCCTGTGGCTCCACCCGATTACAATATGGCAGAGGCGATTAAAATTCGTGCTGCTGCGCATTCTTTTGAAGGAAAACTGTTTACAATAGTTTCATGTTCAACTATTTCAAAAGAAATTATGGAATTTTTAAAACCTGATGTTTCAAATGTTGAAGAGTTGTTAGAACGAAAAAATTCTGCTTTTTCTGGATTTATTGGACCTAACGGCGCTACTATTGGCGAACCTTTAATTGATGATGAAGGAATGATTTATGCCGAAATTGATTTAGCAAAATGTATTCAACCGAAGCAAATGCATGACATTTTAGGTCATTACAACCGATTTGATATTTTCGATTTGCGAGTAAACACTGCACCAACTCGAAAAATTACTTTTATAAACGATCACGACGAATTTAACAAAAGATAA
- a CDS encoding flavin reductase family protein encodes MQLDVNKAEESILYKLLTGTIIPRPIGWVSTIDKNEVNNLAPFSYFNMVSSNPPCVMFSTRRDDNKNKDTLNNVLSNNEFVVNLVTMDNVEQMNTTSGNFPPNVDEFEITNLTPIDSVSVKPRRVKESLVNLECKMIHNYFIKDKEGNETACIIIGEVKIIHIDDSIVSENYRINLDKYKPVARLAGSNYSTLGEIFSIKRN; translated from the coding sequence ATGCAGTTAGACGTAAACAAAGCTGAAGAATCGATTCTATACAAACTTTTAACCGGCACCATTATTCCACGACCTATAGGCTGGGTTTCAACAATCGATAAAAATGAAGTAAATAATTTAGCTCCTTTTTCATATTTTAATATGGTTTCTAGCAATCCTCCTTGTGTAATGTTTTCAACACGAAGAGATGATAACAAGAATAAGGACACTTTAAATAATGTCTTGTCTAATAATGAATTTGTTGTTAACCTTGTTACAATGGATAACGTTGAACAAATGAACACTACTTCAGGTAATTTCCCACCTAATGTTGACGAATTTGAAATCACAAACTTAACACCAATTGATTCAGTATCTGTTAAACCTAGGCGAGTAAAAGAAAGTTTGGTTAATCTTGAATGCAAAATGATTCACAATTACTTTATTAAGGACAAGGAAGGAAATGAAACGGCTTGCATTATCATTGGTGAAGTAAAAATAATTCACATAGATGATTCTATAGTATCAGAAAATTATAGAATTAATTTAGACAAATATAAACCTGTTGCTCGCTTAGCAGGTTCTAACTATTCAACTTTAGGAGAAATATTCTCAATTAAACGCAACTAA
- a CDS encoding FAD-dependent monooxygenase encodes MKITVIGGGPGGLYFSILTKKAIPNCEINVYERNKPDDSFGFGVVFSDETLSEFLTRDPKSYELIRTNFAYWDDLDVARDGEIVRITGNGFCGCSRMKLLQLLHQRCREEGVNLHFEAEVNDLSKFNDSDIIVAADGIGSQIRSQFEEDFGTNITLKKNRFVWMGSTRPLDAFTYFFRNTPEGLIVAHTYQYEPGRSTWIFECSNETFEKLGFEVANEDDTVQKLEKIFKQELDGHHLITNKSHWRQFPHVVNEKWHKDNIVLLGDAKATAHYSIGSGTKLAMECAIGLSDAVVANQNNIQAAFEQYEKTRRNRVEMIQYAANVSLDWFENMDRHNQHNFLQFAFGCMTRSKKVTFENLGIRDKSFTDKVLNNFNNSIGNSDLKTPPAFTKFKLRDLDLNNRIVMAPMGQYSAENGEITDWHFTHYTSRAIGGVGLILTEMTAISETGRITLGCTGIYTKNQIDKWKKIIDFIHTNTSSKTGIQLGHSGRKGAIKKPWEATNEPIENPWELLSASPISFNDKMAAPREMSLEDMNKITAEFVQATKNAEEAGFDLIELQVHHGFLLASFLSPLTNIRKDEFGGSIENRLKFPLRVFTEMRKVFPQNKPMSVRISASDWAENGITEEEVLIIAEAFKQAGADIINVSTGNTVSYQQPQVGRMWQVPFSDSIRNEVHIPTITTGYIQDIDQINTILINGKADLVALGRPLLLDPYFVRNAQAYENFDANDIPKQYLAGKSHLYPFVGSERKMIEGMKKALKPESHK; translated from the coding sequence ATGAAAATAACAGTTATTGGTGGTGGGCCAGGCGGACTCTACTTTTCGATATTAACTAAGAAAGCAATTCCAAATTGCGAAATAAACGTTTACGAAAGAAACAAACCCGATGATAGTTTTGGGTTTGGAGTAGTTTTTTCAGATGAAACCTTAAGTGAGTTTTTAACTCGTGATCCAAAATCATATGAACTAATCCGAACTAATTTTGCGTATTGGGATGATTTAGATGTAGCTCGTGATGGCGAAATAGTTCGAATTACAGGAAATGGTTTTTGTGGTTGTTCGCGAATGAAATTACTTCAATTATTACATCAGCGATGTCGTGAAGAAGGTGTAAATCTTCATTTTGAAGCTGAAGTTAATGATTTATCAAAATTCAACGATTCTGACATTATTGTCGCTGCCGACGGAATTGGTAGTCAAATTCGTTCTCAATTTGAAGAAGATTTTGGAACGAATATTACCTTAAAAAAGAATCGCTTCGTTTGGATGGGTTCTACTCGTCCACTTGATGCTTTTACTTATTTCTTCAGAAACACTCCTGAAGGTTTGATTGTTGCTCATACCTATCAATACGAACCTGGTAGAAGTACTTGGATTTTTGAATGTAGCAATGAAACCTTTGAAAAATTAGGTTTTGAAGTTGCTAATGAAGACGATACTGTTCAAAAATTGGAAAAAATATTCAAACAAGAATTAGACGGACATCATTTAATTACAAATAAATCACATTGGCGACAATTTCCTCATGTTGTAAACGAAAAATGGCATAAAGACAACATTGTATTACTTGGTGACGCAAAAGCTACCGCGCACTACTCTATTGGATCTGGAACTAAATTAGCCATGGAATGTGCCATTGGTTTGTCTGATGCAGTTGTGGCTAATCAAAATAATATTCAAGCAGCTTTTGAACAATATGAAAAAACCAGACGCAATCGCGTTGAAATGATTCAATATGCGGCAAATGTATCGCTAGATTGGTTTGAAAATATGGATAGACATAACCAACATAATTTTCTTCAATTTGCCTTTGGTTGCATGACGCGTTCTAAAAAAGTAACATTTGAAAATTTAGGTATTCGTGATAAATCGTTTACTGACAAAGTTTTAAATAATTTTAATAATTCTATTGGAAATTCTGATTTAAAAACACCACCAGCCTTTACCAAATTTAAGTTACGTGATTTAGATTTGAATAATCGTATAGTAATGGCGCCGATGGGACAATATTCTGCCGAAAATGGTGAAATTACCGATTGGCATTTTACACATTATACGTCTAGAGCAATTGGCGGTGTTGGATTGATTTTAACTGAAATGACCGCTATTTCAGAAACTGGAAGAATTACTTTAGGTTGTACAGGTATTTATACTAAAAATCAAATAGATAAATGGAAAAAGATAATTGATTTTATTCATACTAACACATCTTCTAAAACAGGAATTCAATTAGGGCATTCTGGAAGAAAAGGTGCAATCAAAAAACCTTGGGAAGCAACAAACGAACCCATTGAAAATCCTTGGGAATTACTATCTGCTTCACCTATTTCATTCAATGATAAAATGGCTGCTCCAAGAGAAATGTCTCTTGAGGATATGAACAAAATCACTGCCGAATTTGTTCAAGCAACTAAAAATGCAGAAGAAGCTGGATTTGATTTAATTGAATTACAAGTGCATCACGGCTTCTTATTAGCATCTTTCTTATCACCCTTAACAAATATTCGTAAAGATGAATTTGGAGGTTCAATTGAAAACCGATTGAAATTTCCATTACGTGTTTTTACAGAAATGCGTAAAGTATTTCCTCAGAACAAACCTATGTCAGTAAGAATATCAGCTTCAGATTGGGCTGAAAATGGAATAACTGAAGAAGAAGTTTTAATTATTGCTGAAGCTTTCAAACAAGCAGGCGCTGATATTATTAATGTTTCAACTGGAAATACAGTTTCATATCAACAACCACAAGTTGGTAGGATGTGGCAAGTTCCTTTTTCAGATTCTATTCGAAATGAAGTTCATATTCCTACTATTACAACAGGTTACATTCAAGATATTGACCAAATTAACACTATTTTAATCAATGGAAAAGCAGATTTAGTAGCTCTTGGTCGACCACTATTATTGGATCCTTATTTTGTGAGAAATGCGCAAGCTTACGAGAATTTTGATGCAAATGATATTCCAAAACAATATTTGGCTGGAAAATCGCATTTGTATCCATTTGTTGGAAGTGAAAGAAAAATGATTGAAGGAATGAAAAAAGCATTAAAACCAGAAAGTCATAAGTAA
- a CDS encoding sodium:solute symporter family protein has translation MDVQTWTYIIVGITFALYIGIAIWSRAGSTKEFYVAGGGVSPLANGMATAADWMSAASFISMAGIISFAGYDGAVYLMGWTGGYVLLALLLAPYLRKFGKFTVPDFIGERYYSKTARTVAVICALVVSFTYVAGQMRGVGVVFSRFLEVDINTGVIIGMVIVLFYAVLGGMKGITYTQVAQYCVLIFAFMVPAIFISIQMTGNPIPQLGMGGAVTGGDIYLLDKLNGLQTELGFAEYTDGSKKLIDVFAITLALMVGTAGLPHVIVRFFTVKKVRDARKSAGWALLLIAILYTTAPAVAVFAKANLIETVSGKNYADMPAWFTNWEKTGLLTYEDKNGDGKIQYYNDKSKDEVFLANAEAQGLKGSELKIDNDIMVLANPEIAKLPNWVIALVAAGALAAALSTAAGLLLVISASVSHDLIKKMINPNISEKGELWTARGAAAVAVVIAGYFGINPPGFVAAVVALAFGLAAASFFPAIILGIFSKRMNKEGAISGMVVGLLLMLFYMLKFKFGLFDGGKDAVDGLKASWWFGISPEGFGTIAMIVNFVVALTVSKFTPAPPADVQDIVEHIRIPSGAGEAHTH, from the coding sequence ATGGATGTACAAACTTGGACATATATAATCGTAGGAATTACATTTGCTCTATATATTGGTATTGCAATATGGTCTAGAGCAGGCTCTACAAAAGAATTTTATGTTGCTGGTGGAGGTGTTTCTCCTTTAGCAAATGGTATGGCAACAGCGGCCGATTGGATGAGTGCTGCTTCGTTTATTTCAATGGCAGGTATTATTTCATTTGCAGGTTATGATGGTGCCGTTTATTTAATGGGATGGACTGGTGGATATGTATTATTAGCATTATTATTAGCTCCATATTTAAGAAAATTTGGAAAATTTACTGTTCCAGACTTTATTGGAGAAAGATATTACTCAAAAACAGCAAGAACTGTTGCAGTTATATGTGCATTAGTGGTTTCTTTTACATATGTAGCTGGGCAAATGCGTGGAGTTGGGGTTGTGTTTTCTAGATTCTTAGAAGTAGATATTAACACTGGTGTTATTATTGGTATGGTAATCGTTTTATTTTACGCTGTTTTAGGAGGAATGAAAGGAATTACTTATACACAAGTAGCACAGTATTGTGTCTTAATTTTTGCTTTTATGGTTCCAGCAATTTTTATCTCAATTCAAATGACTGGAAATCCAATTCCACAATTAGGCATGGGTGGAGCAGTAACTGGAGGGGATATTTATTTGTTAGATAAATTAAATGGTTTACAAACTGAATTAGGTTTTGCTGAATATACTGATGGATCAAAAAAACTAATTGATGTATTTGCGATCACTTTAGCTTTAATGGTTGGTACAGCTGGATTGCCTCATGTAATTGTACGTTTCTTCACTGTTAAAAAAGTAAGGGATGCACGCAAATCAGCAGGTTGGGCATTATTATTAATTGCTATTCTTTATACAACTGCTCCAGCAGTTGCAGTATTTGCAAAAGCTAATTTAATTGAAACAGTAAGCGGTAAAAATTATGCCGATATGCCTGCTTGGTTTACAAACTGGGAAAAAACAGGTTTGTTAACTTATGAAGATAAAAATGGAGATGGAAAAATCCAATATTATAACGATAAATCTAAAGATGAAGTTTTCTTAGCAAATGCAGAAGCTCAAGGTTTAAAGGGAAGTGAGTTAAAAATAGATAATGATATTATGGTACTAGCTAACCCTGAAATTGCTAAATTACCTAACTGGGTTATTGCTTTAGTTGCTGCAGGTGCTTTAGCTGCTGCTTTATCTACTGCTGCTGGTTTATTATTAGTTATTTCTGCATCAGTTTCTCATGATTTAATCAAAAAAATGATTAATCCTAATATTTCTGAAAAAGGTGAATTATGGACGGCTCGTGGAGCTGCAGCTGTAGCCGTAGTAATAGCAGGTTACTTCGGAATTAATCCTCCAGGATTTGTAGCAGCGGTTGTTGCATTAGCGTTCGGATTAGCAGCAGCATCTTTCTTCCCTGCAATTATTTTAGGAATCTTCTCAAAACGTATGAATAAAGAAGGGGCTATATCGGGAATGGTAGTAGGTTTATTATTAATGTTATTCTATATGTTAAAATTCAAATTTGGATTATTTGATGGAGGGAAAGACGCTGTAGATGGATTAAAAGCTAGTTGGTGGTTTGGAATTTCTCCAGAAGGTTTTGGTACTATAGCTATGATTGTAAATTTTGTAGTCGCTTTAACGGTAAGTAAGTTTACACCAGCGCCTCCTGCAGATGTTCAAGATATTGTAGAACATATCAGAATTCCATCTGGTGCTGGTGAGGCACACACACATTAA
- a CDS encoding AMP-binding protein → MYNDKFTYNHLPAADLQSDYQFLDLPQFQHSEQLNCAHRLLDFQIENENGDTVCIQTFDEKWTYKQLHDKANQIAHYLIDDLGLQSGNRVLLRSANNLMMVACWYAIIKAGGVVVATMPLLRAKELKTVIDCAEISHAICDIDLAEEMELTHSDFLKKVAYFDTEEWNSKVNSKPTTFENYNSNAEDIAIIGFTSGTTGIPKMTAHYHKDILNICEAFPVHSLQPTKDDVFTGSPPLGFTFGLGGLVLFPMYFGASTFLIEKPSPDLLLKAIQDYKITICFTAPTAWRVLTTKLNEYDISSLRKCVSAGETLPLKVWEDWYNATGLKIIDGIGSTEILHIFISSNEENMKPGATGKAILGYEAKLIDENGNDTPIGEPGRLAVRGITGCKYLNRIEKQKEYVQNGWNITGDVFRQDDDGYFWFVARGDDMIISSGYNIAAIEVESVLLTHEDILECAVVGLPDEERGMLVCANIVLKEQQKASDDFAKEIQQWFKETAAPYKYPRVINFITHLPKTETGKIQRFKLK, encoded by the coding sequence ATGTATAACGATAAATTCACATACAACCACTTACCTGCAGCTGATTTACAATCAGATTATCAGTTTTTAGATTTACCTCAATTTCAACACTCGGAACAATTAAATTGTGCGCATCGTTTATTAGATTTTCAAATTGAAAATGAAAATGGTGATACAGTTTGTATTCAAACTTTTGATGAAAAGTGGACGTATAAGCAATTGCATGATAAAGCCAATCAAATCGCACATTATTTAATTGATGATTTAGGATTGCAATCAGGTAATCGAGTTTTATTACGTTCGGCAAACAATCTTATGATGGTTGCTTGTTGGTATGCAATTATTAAAGCTGGCGGTGTTGTTGTGGCTACAATGCCTTTACTTCGAGCAAAAGAATTAAAAACCGTTATTGATTGTGCCGAAATTTCTCATGCCATTTGCGATATCGATTTAGCTGAAGAAATGGAATTAACTCACTCTGATTTTCTTAAAAAAGTTGCGTATTTCGATACGGAAGAATGGAATTCAAAAGTAAATTCAAAACCAACGACATTTGAAAATTATAATTCAAATGCCGAAGATATTGCTATTATTGGATTTACTTCTGGAACAACAGGAATTCCTAAAATGACAGCGCATTATCACAAAGACATTTTAAACATTTGCGAAGCATTTCCAGTTCATTCCTTACAACCAACAAAAGATGATGTTTTTACAGGAAGTCCTCCTTTAGGATTTACTTTTGGTTTAGGCGGTTTAGTTTTATTTCCTATGTATTTTGGCGCTTCAACATTTTTAATTGAAAAACCAAGTCCAGATTTATTACTAAAAGCGATTCAAGATTATAAAATAACGATTTGCTTCACAGCACCAACAGCCTGGCGTGTATTGACAACAAAATTGAATGAATACGATATTTCGAGTTTACGTAAATGTGTTTCAGCTGGTGAAACATTACCATTAAAAGTTTGGGAAGATTGGTACAACGCAACTGGTTTAAAGATTATTGATGGAATTGGCTCAACAGAAATCTTACATATTTTTATTTCATCAAATGAAGAAAATATGAAACCTGGTGCAACCGGAAAAGCTATTTTGGGTTACGAAGCAAAATTAATTGACGAAAATGGAAATGACACTCCCATTGGAGAACCTGGACGTTTAGCTGTTCGAGGAATTACAGGTTGTAAATATTTAAACCGAATAGAAAAACAAAAAGAATACGTTCAAAATGGATGGAATATCACAGGAGATGTTTTCCGTCAAGATGATGATGGTTATTTTTGGTTTGTAGCTCGTGGCGATGATATGATTATTTCATCTGGTTATAACATTGCAGCCATTGAAGTGGAAAGTGTTTTGTTGACACACGAAGACATTTTAGAATGTGCAGTTGTTGGACTTCCCGATGAAGAAAGAGGAATGTTAGTTTGTGCTAATATCGTTTTAAAAGAACAACAAAAAGCTTCTGATGATTTTGCAAAAGAAATTCAGCAATGGTTTAAAGAAACGGCTGCTCCCTATAAATATCCTCGAGTTATAAATTTTATTACGCATTTACCCAAAACAGAAACAGGTAAAATTCAACGATTTAAATTGAAGTAA